The sequence GAATAAGCTCACTGCTGCCATTCCAACTACTGCTGCCAATAAATCCCTCCACTCTACTGCGAAGATTGCTGAAACTATCATGAGGATAACAATTAGATACTCAATACATTGGACACAGTTAATCATTGTTCTCCCTCCTTTGTCTCATCAGAAACTTCCTCTTTGCCCTCTTCTTTTTCCAAATACTCCCTATACTTGTCAACAACGCTGCCTTCCCACAGAGGAATTCCGCTCTTATATGCTGCTCTGATTAATGCATGGGCGCTTATTGGGTTAGTTAACAGCAAGAACACTGCAATCACGAGGGTCTTTGGAAGCCACGCATAGGAACCAACATGCCCAATTGCCCAAATGCCAACTCCAATGATGACACCCAATGAACCAAGTGTAGCGCTCTTAGTTGCAGTCTGCATTCTGTTGTAAACATCGGGCATTCTGATGAGACCGAGAGATGATAGGAAGTAGAATATCGTTCCAAAGAGGACTAAAAACTCCCCAACAATCTCCGCGATCATACTCCTCCCTCCAAGTATCTTGCGAATGCTATGACACCCAGGAAAGCTAGAATTGCATATACCAGTGCAACATCAAGGAATATTGCTCTCTTGTAGTAAAGTGCAAACAGAACCATTAGTCCAGTAGTTATTGTAGTCATGATGTCAACAGCAACCAGTCTGTCAACTGTCGTCGGCCCTCTGAAAACTCTGTACATGCTTAGGAGTGTTGCCACTGCTATGACCGCAAGATAGATGTTAATCCCTATCATTCGAAAATCACCTTCAGGAATTTTTCAAAAGGCCTCGTTATGTTATCTGAGGCGCCTTCAACACTCGCATCTTTAACGTCGATCCAGTGGATAAAATAGCGGTCTCCTTTGACATCAAGGGTTATTGTACCTGGTGTTAAGGTTATTGAGTTCGCCAAGGCTAACTTTCCTGCATTGTTCTTCAGAACAGTTTTGCACTCAACAATTCCTGGGTTTATTGGCCTCTTTGGATGTAAGACCCTATATGCAACATCCAAATTTGCCATGATCATAGCCCAGAGGAAGTATGGCACGTATGCTATTGCATAGGCAACTCTTCTTGGGTGAAGATTTGCTAGGCCTCTTTCTGTAAACACTTCATAAGTCAATGCACCTACGATAAGGGAGAATAGCAGTCCAATTGTAAGCTCTTGCGGGTCTAAGCTGCTTGTAAGGAAAAGCCAAATCACAAAAAGCACAATCACAGTGTAGAGGTAACGGCTTATCTTGCTTGCCTCCTCCATTACCAACCCTCCAAAGCTTAAACTTGAAACTTTTTACATCTTAACTTTTGGTTCAAAATTGATGTTTATAAACTTTATCAAACAAACTTTTAGTTTTAAACTGAAAGTTAAAAATAGAGGTAGCAAAAATGTCCTTTGCTGTAGCAGAGCATTCTTTGAAGTGCATAGCATAC is a genomic window of Thermococcus sp. M39 containing:
- the mnhG gene encoding monovalent cation/H(+) antiporter subunit G, with amino-acid sequence MIAEIVGEFLVLFGTIFYFLSSLGLIRMPDVYNRMQTATKSATLGSLGVIIGVGIWAIGHVGSYAWLPKTLVIAVFLLLTNPISAHALIRAAYKSGIPLWEGSVVDKYREYLEKEEGKEEVSDETKEGEQ
- a CDS encoding monovalent cation/H+ antiporter complex subunit F: MIGINIYLAVIAVATLLSMYRVFRGPTTVDRLVAVDIMTTITTGLMVLFALYYKRAIFLDVALVYAILAFLGVIAFARYLEGGV
- a CDS encoding Na+/H+ antiporter subunit E; this encodes MEEASKISRYLYTVIVLFVIWLFLTSSLDPQELTIGLLFSLIVGALTYEVFTERGLANLHPRRVAYAIAYVPYFLWAMIMANLDVAYRVLHPKRPINPGIVECKTVLKNNAGKLALANSITLTPGTITLDVKGDRYFIHWIDVKDASVEGASDNITRPFEKFLKVIFE